The genomic DNA AGATTAAAGTTTGTTGAGGAACccctacagatcgaagataggacgatcaagaatctcaagcataagaaattagttctggtcaaagtaaaatggaaTTCAAAACGAGGACCATAATATACTTGGGAATTGGAATAAGAGATGAAACGGAAATATCCATACTTATTTCAGTGAATCCGAGGatgagatttaaaacaaggtggggaggttTTAATAACTCTCAAAAAGATCCCACAACCCCGAACACGTGCCAACGAAAATGAAAATGGAAAGAGTTTAAAAAAAGTCATTGTCGCGTGGTGCGACAAGACAATCTTGGACTATTACATGGCGTGAGGATGCCACCTGGCAAGCCTACGTGGCTGACTAGGCTGACCTAGCTCTAGGCCACTCCATCGCGTGACACGACAAGACCACTTTTGTCCGACGTGTGGCACGACAAGGTCAGATTCCTTCAGGATGAACATAgcccctcgcgtgtcgcgacagggaaacTTTGCCCCGTCGCATGGCGCGACGGAGCCATTTTCCATCTATAAATAGAGCAGTTTAAAGGCAGTTCCAGTGTACCATTCGCTTTCAAAAACTTACTCTCTCGAATCTCGTATCTTGAATCCCAAATCACTGTCACAATTTCCGTGTACGAAACCCTAATCGCTGAAACAATACTCTGTCCAATTGATCTGAAACCTAGCAACGAAAAGCTAAAGTTCCGCCTGAATAAGGTGAGACTTTATACATTGCGGTTTTGATCTTGTGATTATCGTTGATGTTTGATTTGGTTTCTTAAACTAATACGTGTTACATTGTGTGTTTATTTAAGAACCAGGACGAAAACCCAGGAGGCTTAAAAACCCTAAattctgcaatgtgagtcattttGTTTTCTCAAATGCTTTAAAAACCCTAATGTTTTCCAATTGTTACTTatattacagtgattaagtctttgtattcttaAATGGAAAACTACGGTTAGtttgtggggttttgtatacactacttgataaacttcactagttgagagaatgatcaacagttaTATGACCACAATCACAGGAATTGCCGAGTGATAAATACCTTTGGGTAATAGTAAGatataaataaatgtaaaaaCTTTTAATATTGTAATTATAAGAAAGTGTCTTTTTACACAAACAAATGAACTCACTAGTATATTCCGTTgatcaaatgtttttaaacgcgtttcaggtgatttactgtgaaggGAAGGAAGAGTGCTACGAGGCACTCAAGCTTAAATAAGTGATTATGCCACCTGAATAAATCGTGTTTGTTaatctagggtttatccctatgaaaaccTTTTATGTaaatatgggttttatcccacagtttatgaaatgaaaactACGGTGTTTggaaactctgatatttttcctgacACCCGGTCCTGATAAAATTTCCGCCACAATAATTTTCATAAACATCGATACCACTTTTGTTGTTCACGGCTCCTGTCCAGGGtagggtcgggggttgtgacacacAATTACAAATAACAATTTTACTCTTGTTGCATACATGAACAAACGTGCTCCACCAAATTGTGTCGAAGCATATGATGAGCTTCCTAGTTACGTAAATCCCAAACTTGTTACAAACATTAGGTAAAATTGTATGATGGTCCACGATTCAGTTGTGGCAATTTCTCATCCTTATCATTCGACCACTCGGATACGATGTACCATTTCTCTTCTACGATCATGTTGTGCAGTATTATGCACGCATACATTATATAGGTTATAACTCTTGGGCTCCAAATCCTTGTTGGGCCTTGTATAACGTGCCATCGCAACTAGGGGACACTGAACGCATATCCATATCCTTTATTGCTGACTCATGCCTTTTTTTGAATTCTTTCATCTTATCGCCTTGTGGATACGAGAAACTTTTTATAATAGTGGTCCATTCCGGATAGTTTCCATTTGAAATATAGTATCCTTGGTTGTATTCCATTTCGTTCACTATAAACTTGCATGGCGACGCACACCTGTATAAGACGTAATATAAATATCGGTGACTGTTTTATGGCGTTGATGTCATTGTTCGACCCGATAACTCCAAAGAAAAGCATGCCAAATCTAAAGGTCACATGATGCAACTAACTCTAGCTTTATAGTTCGACATCCGTGATCACCTCAAGTATACAGCCCTTACTATGCAACATCGCAGTTTTTCCATGTCCAACGCATACAATTGATACTACCAAGCATTTCAGGAAAATCGTGCCGAGTTTTATGAGCCTCTAATAACCGTTGGATGTCGGTTTCAGTAGGCTTCCTTAGATAATCTGTTGAATATAGTTGGATAACATATTTGCAAAAAAATTCTTAGGCAATCCATTGTCATACTTTCACCAAACCGACACTTGAGTTCTTCGATGTGATCAACAATGTCATCTTTAACTGTGGTCTTAATGATGATCATGGCATGATCCACGTTTACCAATGACTTTCTGATAGCTATGTTGGCATCGATGGTGGGTTATCTTGTGTCGTTTCCATTCACAACATTCCATAAGTCTTGGTCTTGAAAATACGACTTGATGCAAGTAGTCCAATCCTTGTAGTTTGTGTGGTTTAGTTTCTTGGTTCCTCTGATGACTTGAAAATTAGCCATGGTATCCCTTTTATCGTTCCGGCTCCTGTTCTTCTTCAATTCACAACCCCTAGTCTAAAACCTGCTTCCTTTGATCTCAGGCTGATCGATATTAGGTCCCAAGGATCTATGTGACGCATTGATACCAATTGTCAACTTGGTATGGTAATCAAAGATGAACACAATCCAAGAACTAAAAACGTTCGACTCATTTTTATTAATTGAACTAAAGAACTTACAATAATCAAGGCTTGATCAAGTGTTTATACTATTCTAACTTGCGGACTAAGGAACATAGACCTATTCTAATTTGAATTGATAAGTAAATAAACATAATTCAAATTATAACATAAACTTAATTAACACGTTAAACTTGACTTGACACTATTAGTCCCTTTACTTTATATCTCCTCTATAACGTCACCTTAAGATCAACCGAACCTTCTTCTCGATCTTTTAACTGTCCACGTCACTTAAGTTGGTATTGGTCATTTTTCACATGAACTAAGGAAATCAGAGACAAttggaaaattttcaaaaaaaaaagtatattttttaaaattattattttgcTATCCAAAGGGGGTTGCAACTACCTACCACTTTATTATAATTGATAGTTTTTGTTGGAACTTAATTAATGGATATTCTAAAAAATCTCATTTATATTGTTTTGATTACCATTGCCTCCCTATCTTGTTTATTCAAAGCCTCATATTTTGTTAACCAGTAAATCCAATTAAAAAAGTAGTTCAAGATGATTTAGAATTTTAGACTAGTTATACATATTCTTATAAAATTTTAATTATAATGTGATTTTTCACCTTACAAGTGAAAGTAAAATGCGTATATCTATCTAACTTATAATAGTGGACTCTAATTAATATCATGTGTTATTCTCTTCTTCAGTCTCAAAATTtttatttgtatatatatttttttttaaattaatacaTAGATATCACTTGTGCTTATTTTAATAAATGATTCCAAATAATGTTCTAACATCGAATATCTTCTCccaattttattattttataggatgaggatcaaataggaagtttattttcgCTAGAAAGTATAGGAAGTCATCTTAGCCGTCCAtctgtaatttttaaaatttaggATGTGGGggcttttttgtcattttacattATCATATACTCGTTCTAATATTATACCAGATTTTGTTACCTCTACTCTCAGTTCATCAATTGCATAACAGAATTGAGATTGTATAACCCTAAATCGCAATCGATCGCAAATTCACCTTTTTTTCAAGCAATAATCTTGTTTCGTTCGTCAATTCGACAATTTCAATGTCTTCTGCGGACTCTGTTGGTAAGTTTAGCTTCAATTTTGagtattttttttgttattttgccGAAATTTAATCTTTTACATTTTATAATTCCTCTTTCTGTTATTATTAATTGATTTTTGATAAGTTTAACTGTTATTGTTGTATAATTTAACATAATTTGATCGTTTTATTAATTGTTTTGTTTGTTCATCAGTTACTGTGTTTTAGTGAACTTATTGCGTTTTATGCTTTTATTCACATTATATGTATACAAACTTTAAATTGTAATTGTTCTAATACAAAGCACATAACTGTCATTGTTGTATAATTTAACAGTAATTTGTTCGTTTTATTCCTTGTTTTGTTTGTCTATCAGTTGTTGCGTTTTAGCCGAAATTCAATCTTTTACGTTTTATAATTCCTCTTTCTGTTATTATTAATTGATTTTTGATAAGTTTAACTGTTATTGTTGTATAATTTAACACAATTTGATCGTTTTATTAATTGTTTTGTTAGTTCATCAGTTATTGCGTTTTAGTGAACTTATTGCGTTTTATGCTTTTATTCAcattatatatatacaaactttAAATTGTAATTGTTCTAATATAAAGCACATAAATGTAATTGTTGTATAATTTAACAGTAATTTGTTCGTTTTATtcattgttttgtttgtttatcatTTGTTGCTTTTTAGCCGAAATTCAATCTTTTATGTTTTATAATTCCTCTTTCTGTTATTATTAATTGATTTTTGATAAGTTTAACTGTGATGTTGTATAATTTAACATAATTTGATCGTTTTATTAATTGTTTTGTTTGTTCATCAGTTATTGTGTTTTAGTGAACTTATTGTGTTTTATGCTTTTATTCACATTATATGTATACAAACTTTAAATAGTAATTGTTCTAATATAAAGCACATAACTGGCATTGTTGTATAATTTAACAGTAGTTTGTTCGTTTTATTCATTGTTTGGTTTGTTTATCAGTTGTTGCGTTTTAGCCGAAATTCAATCTTTTACGTTTTATAATTCCTCTTTCTGTTATTATCAATTGATTTTTGATAAGTTTAACTGTTATTGTTGTATAATTTAACATAATTTGATCGTTTTATTAATTGTTTTGTTTGTTCATCAGTTATTGCGTTTTAGTGAACTTATTGCGTTTTATGCTTTTATTCACATTATATGTATACAAACTTTAAATTGCAATTGTTCTAATATAAAGCACATGACTGTCATTGTTGTATAATTTAACAGTAATTTGTTCATTTTATtcattgttttgtttgtttatcaGTTGTTGCGTTTTAGTAAACTTATTGCGTTTTATGCTTTTAACCACATTATATGATATACAAACTTTAAATTGTAATTTTTTCAATTATGAAGCACATAATTTTAGATTTAACACTCTAAACATGATTATATAAGAAGTATTGCgttttataattatttgttaaatgtttcaGATCTCAATTCCAAATGGGAGGAACGTGTATGCTTAAACAGTGGAAGAAAGTTTTACAAACCTAAAGTCAGTGGATCTATTAGACCTGCTGTTGGAATGTTTATTAAATCATTTGATGAGGCTTTTGCGTTTTATCAGAGATATACACTTGCTGCAGGTTTTTCTGCAAGAAAAAATACCTCTTGGAAAAATGGTGGTTTAgtgaaaataagatatattgTCTGCTCAAAAGAAGGATTTCATGTTAGCAAAGCAATAGACTCTGGTTCCGTTGATGAAAATAGTAAAAAGATTGTTAGACGTAATAGTGGTTCAAAAAGAGTTGGATACAATGCTCATGTGAAATTAATATTAGAGAACAATAATATGTTGAAAATCTACTATTTTGAAGAAGAACATAATCATATCTTTGTTGAAGATGAAGATATTCATTTCTTGTCTGCTGCCAGACGTATTGATTATGTTAAAGAAAGTTTTATATCTGGATTATCTGCAATCAATGTTGGACTTGTTAAAGCATTCAATATTATGAAAACAATGTATGGTGGTTTTGGTGAAGTTTGTGCTAGTAAAGTTGATTGTAAGAACTAGAAGGGATTTGAATCTTTACATAGGTGAGTATGATGCAGAAATGGTGGTTAGGCGTCTTATTAGGAAGAAAGAATTTTCTCCTGGTTTTACATGTGATTATGTTGTTGgtgaagatagaagattgaaaGGACTTTTCTAGACTGATGAGCCATTTGGTGATATAGTAGGTTTTGATGCTACTTACAAATCAAACAAGTAAGTTTTTTACTTTTATGCGTTATATGTTCATGTGTTCTTTTTTTTCTAATGCATTATCTGTTTGTTTTATGTAGATATGATTTGGTTTTTGTACCATTTACTGGGATTGATAATCATTTTAGGAATGTCACATTTGGTGGTGCATTACTTGGTTCTAAGACTGCAGATTCTTATTGATGGCTTTTAAGGTCTTTTGTTAATGCTTTTGGAAATGAGCCTAAAGTTGTTGTTACTGATCAAGATGCTGCAATGAAGAGAGCTATTAAAGATGTTCTTTCAAGAACTAGCATGGCATATATAGGAGAAATTGAAGAGAAAGGTATTAAACTGCGTTTTATGAATACATGTTATGATATAATAAACTGCAATTATATAGTTTTATTATTGCGTTTTATTTATTATACAATACAATCCCCAAACATTTTTATCAATATAattacgttttattataacaacaCAATTACGTTTTATGAATAATCCATTAGTTATTATCAATTTCAAATTATTGCGTTTTATTATAAGTATAATTTGAATACATGTTATGATCTAAAAAACTGCAATTTTTATATAGTATTTATTATTGCGCTTTTTTAGTCATACAATACAGTTCCCAAACAATTTTATCTATATAATTGCGTTTTATTATAACAACATAATTGCGTTTTACCAATATTGTATTAGTTTttatcatttttcattttattgcGTTTTAATAGAATAATAAATGAAAACATGTTATGATCTAATAAACTGCATTTAATTTATATAGTTTAAATTATTGCTTTTTATACAGGTTGGTCCTCTTTTGTCATCCAAGATTGAGTTTAATACAAAAATGACTCGTGTTGTTTGGAATGATACTATTATTCCAGAAGATTTTGAAACTGAGTGGCATTCAATAATGTCTACTTTTGGATTAGAAAATCATAAATGGTTAAAAGATATGTACGATCTTCGATTTGATTGGATACCCTCTTATTACAATGGAGAGAATTTGGCTGGTCTTATGCGTACTACGTCTAGATGTGAAAGCGAGAATTACTTCTTTGGACAGTTTTGTAATCCAAGATGTACACTTGTTGAATTTTTCACTCATTTTGAGACTGCAATGGATCCTCCTAGGCATGAGCATAGGAGGAATGATCATGATACAAGGTATACTCAGTCTAAGATGTGGAGTGACTTTGTACTGGAGAAACAAGCATCAGAAATATATACCAAAACAATTTTTCAAGATATTCAGATTAAAATTGATGCTGCCATTACGAAGTGTATGTCAAAGACTCATGATACTGGGGTGATGTTGAATATTTCGAAATAAAGGATTTCAAACAGCCATGCACATCATTATTCAAGGtaattttttaaattaatattgTTTTTAAACATCTACTGCGTTTTAAACTAATATTGCATTTTATGTTTTTCATCAGCCATTGCGTTTTATCATTATgtttattgtgttttaatattATTTGATCATATGCTTATTTTTGTTTAATTATATTTGTAAATATTCATTGCGTTTTATATTACATCTCACTAATCTTATATagtattttaatttttattacaGGTTCAATACAACAAACAAGAAGATGGTTTAAGTATATGTTGTACTTGCAAACGGTTTGAACAATTTGGTATATTGTGCCGCCATATATTTTATGTTCTACggtatgatgatataattgaGTTTCCTAGAAGATATGTTCTCAGAAGATGGATGAGAGATGTTGTTTCAAATGGCACAATTCATTGTAATATTCGGTTTGATGAGATTGGTAGGAGTAATGAAATTGATAAAGTTTTTAGAGAAATCACTGTAGCAAATAAATGTGTGGTTAATATTGATAAAGCTGATGAGGTTATGGTCGTTGTGCCGCCGCCTAGTTGCAAAGATAGGTTTGCTGATATGGGAGGAAACCTAGAAAAGTCTGATTCTATGATTCGTGTCACGATCAAAATAAGGACAAAAGGATGCAGTGTACAAAAAAGGATAAAGTCTAATCGTGAGATTGCAATTCAGAAATCTTCAAAGATCCAGAAATCGTGTCGTGTATGTGGTGGAAAAGGACATAACAGTCGTACATGTAAAGAGAAGGTTTCTTCTACTGCTATTGGGTCTATCAATACAAtgtaagtttgtataaaaattctaatattaataataaagatAGTTTTTTGTTATTGCGTTTTATGATGCATAATTATCAGCTATTTTTGTTATTGTGTTTTATGATATCCTACATGAATATCAGCTATTTTTTGTTTATTGCGTTTTATGATAACAACAATGAATTGTTATTGCGTTTTATACATAGAACAAATTAAACATGAACAACAAGTAGATATCTTCAATATTGCATTATATAGATGATAAAAGTTATAAACAAAGATGATGAATAAAACAATTATCATCACTTGTTCACAATCATTAAAATAACAAAATTACTTCTATCATCTTCATTCTAGTACGACCATTAGAGTTcaacatgaaaaaaaaacatcataTAAAAATTACTAGCATAACAAACCACAACCACTAGAAAGCAATAATTAGCATCATGGATCAAAGTTGGTTTCTTCTTCTGATGAGTACCCTAAGCTTCCATTTGGGATTTCCTCATCACTTTCAGATAGAGTCCAAAGTTCAACCTGTGATTTTACTGCATTCTGGAGCCTCTCTGCAAATTTGCTTCCAGAGTTGTTGATGATTGGAATTTCAGATAACTGCTTTAAAAGTCTTAAATCCTCACTGGAAGATATGTCTTTGGGGTCGTATAGCTCCACATCGCCATTGTCCTAAGTCACTGAAACTTTGAAATTGTCCTCAATGAACTCCCAAGATGTAACCTGTGTGTCTTCAATCGCCATTTCATTTGGTTTTCCATACCTTTTGTTCATAATTTTGAATAGTTGGGTTGTCTATTCTGTGTAACATGCTGGTGGTATTCCTATTTCATTCATCTTTCTCAAAACATTTTCATTGCAGTTTTCTAGAATAGAGGATGTGGAATGGTATCTTATTTTGTGCCCATCAAGAAATTGAAGAATGAAATTTTCTCTTTGAACCCACCAAACTGGTAATTCTTGATTAGCCATTTGTATGTGTTTGTGGTTGGGTATTGGGTATGAGGGATATGAATATAATTTAGGGTTTTTGTTCTTATATAATTGGTCAGGGGATTGGTATTAAGTGTGGTATTAATGATCATATTTCAGTTTTTTCATTGAATTGATTGTCTAACCATACAGATATTTATCAAGAATCCAAAAAGCTTTTTAAGTTTTCTCTGATAAtaatgattattatttttttgtcttATCAATCTCTTTTGTCTTTAAGGTGTCAGTTTTTTTGTCTTATCATttcctttattattattattatttttattgtataacattgcgttttagaaagagtATAAAATAATAGTTTTATGAATGTCATCAATCCTTATATATTTTTTGCGTTATAGAAAGAGTAAAAAAAGAATTTATTGCGTTTTATAGAGATGTATTGCGTTATATGATTCGACATGAAAAATTAGGAAACATATTGTATTGCGTTTTATAATAAATAACATAAGACAAACAACAATGAAATACACAATGTTGCGTTTTAGCATACTAGTATTTCAATTTCTATgtaattttttaaatataatattatataataaatatttcataaaaaataacatattttataaaaaacaaCCCTATATAGATGCATTGCGTTATATGATAGCACATGAAAAAAAATAAGAAATAGATTGTATTGCGTTTTATAATATTACAAAAAGACAAACAAGTATATAAGATAAAatgttgtgttttagcataataGCATTTTAATTTCTATGTATTTTTTAAAcatattatataataaatattttgaTTAAAAAGTaccatatttttataaattaataatctTGAAGAGAAGCATTGCGTTATATGATAAGACATGAACAATTAACAAAGACATTGTATTGCGTTTTATAATAACAAACAATAAGATAAATTAGAATAAAAGATAAAATATTGCGTTTTATAATAACTAGCATTTCTAAATATAAGTAATTGTTTTAAACAAGATATACCAACAAGATAAACTCATAAACCAGCAAGATTAAGCCTATCTTGAATCCTTTGTAAACTAGTATCATAAGAAACTTTTTTAAGTTTTGTATTGAGGTTGCGATacttctttgaatcctcaatAACATAATCTTTGTGTTCGTTGATATCATGCAATAATATCTTTATGATAAACTTTCGTCTTAAATCCTCAACTTGTGTTGTCTACTTGTTCACTGGTTTTTTGTTTTTACCCTTCTTGATAATTGCAGGTTCTTCATATTCCTCGTGAAACCCACAATTCCATTTTTCCACTGTTTCACCGTCATAACGTTCCATATGACGCATACAGAATATACCACAGTTGATGCCGTTACCTTTTGTCCTCTATTTCATCTCCATTCTAACAGGTTCTATGTGCTTTATCTCATCTGCATTTGGATGATCAACAGATTTAAGGTAACCTGCCAAAGCATTCCTCtacagaaaaataaaacaaaacgaTTAGGTGGTTTATATTGTGTTTTAAAAGGATAAGTCGGCATAACTTACTATTTTTTCAGGCACATCACAATATTTCTCTTTATTTGTAACATCTTTTGCACTGTTGTCAATGATATATATTTGTTGCTCTTCAATATTGAATGAGATCACATAGAAATGCTCTACATAGAGAATAGGGATAAGGATAATTTTAAAATCATTTATGCTTTTTAACTTTGCAACTCGAAGAATTTTTTCTATGTTCCGTGTGAACTCTTCTATCATTTTTTCTTCCTTGTCTTCCAATGTGAAAGCCTGCATAacaataaataaactaaaatacTCATTGCGTTTTATGAAGGTAATAAAACATACAATTGCGTTTTATATAACTTCATTCAAACAAACTATTCATTGCGTTTTATGAAGGTATAATAAAACATACAATTGCATTTTATATAACTTCATTCAAACAAATTTCAAATAACTTCATTAAACATATGTCATTTGTATAAAACAGACTAATTGCGTTTTATAGATCTTACCAGCATTTGAATTGTACATAAAAATCTTGGAGTTTTGTTGTCTTTtaatcttcttttttcttcttcgtTCAAAATATATGCCCAACAATTGATTACTTCTCCTGTTACGTACAATTCTGGCCTCATTGTTTCTACAACATATCTTGCCAAAAAAACATGATCACTAATTAAAAAGAGAGTGTccctgcaatatatatatatatatatatatatatatatatatatatatatatatatataatacatgatTTTTGCATATGTTTGTTGTGTGTTAGTGTATATAAATGCTTTTGTACATTATGTCTCCTTCTCCATGGAAAGCATATCCCGAAAAGTTGTTTTCATTCATCGTTCTAACTTCGTTCATTGCTATTTATCTTTGATAGTATGGTGAACATAATGCTTCTCCTGCATTTTTCTGTCGATCTGGTCGTACAATCTTTATAATTATTTCTTCTGTTTTGTTGATATCACTTGTTGGTTGTTCTTCCTGAACAGATTTTGCAGGTGTTTTATACGGATCTTCTTGTGGGTTGAGGAATGATGTGTTTTGAATCAGATCATTGATTTCTTTTTCGGTATCATTTTCATCAATTCTATCTAACATTGTTTGTATTCCAGTAATTTGAATACATGTTTCAACTCCTTTTTCGCTtgttggattttcagattttgttTGATTTCCGGATTGTGCAACGTTGCGAGTAGTATCATCTTCCACTTCATTTTCATTCTCATTTGGAGACAATTGAGAAATTTTCAAATCAAAGGATGGTACCTCatcattttgatttttttttatttgatttttttctgTTTCATCTGTCTTTTTGATCATCTCCAACATTACTGATGGAGTTTCTTCGCTAAATAATGATTGTACCAATAAAGAATTTTCATTGTGTGTTTGCAGACTTGATGGAGTTTCTTTCTCAATGGTTTTTTCAGGATTTGAGGATTGGACTACAATTGTAGTATCTTCATTGCGTTTTGTAGTATcctcattgcgttttacaatcaATGGAGATGAAATGATTTGATTTTATGTGTCTTCATTTTGGCTCAAATTTAAGAATCTTGATGGTGTTTCGATCATAGTTGAATCAATGCTAACTTTCTTGTGCATTTT from Helianthus annuus cultivar XRQ/B chromosome 7, HanXRQr2.0-SUNRISE, whole genome shotgun sequence includes the following:
- the LOC110887581 gene encoding protein FAR1-RELATED SEQUENCE 5-like; translation: MTRVVWNDTIIPEDFETEWHSIMSTFGLENHKWLKDMYDLRFDWIPSYYNGENLAGLMRTTSRCESENYFFGQFCNPRCTLVEFFTHFETAMDPPRHEHRRNDHDTRYTQSKMWSDFVLEKQASEIYTKTIFQDIQIKIDAAITKCMSKTHDTGVQYNKQEDGLSICCTCKRFEQFGILCRHIFYVLRYDDIIEFPRRYVLRRWMRDVVSNGTIHCNIRFDEIGRSNEIDKVFREITVANKCVVNIDKADEVMVVVPPPSCKDRFADMGGNLEKSDSMIRVTIKIRTKGCSVQKRIKSNREIAIQKSSKIQKSCRVCGGKGHNSRTCKEKVSSTAIGSINTM